The Deinococcus aquaticus genomic interval GATGTTCCACGCGTCGGACGGCGAGACGCCCTGGTTCATCCACCGGGACGCCGGGCGCACAGCGCGGGAACTCGAGGCCCTGTTCCCCGGTCAGGGCGAGGCGTACACGAAATTCCTGGACGACTGGACGCCGTTTGCGCGCAGCGTGGCGGACCTGTTCAACTCCGCGCCGGGACCTCTGGACATGGGCAAGATGGTGGTCAGCAGCGGCAAGGGCAAGGACTGGATGGAGCAGTTGCCGCGCATCCTGCGCCCGTACGGGGACGTGGCAAAGGAGTACTTCACGGACGAGCGGGTACGCGCCCCGCTGGTGTGGATGGCGGCGCAGAGCGGCCCCCCGCCCAGCGACCCGCTGAGTGCGCCGTTTCTGCTGTGGCACCCGCTGTACCACGAGGGCGGCGTCGCGCGGCCCAAGGGCGGCTCCGGCGGTCTGACGCAGGCCCTGAAACGCGCCATCGAAGCGGACGGCGGGCAGGTGTTCGTGAACGCGCCCGTCAAGGACATCCTGGTCAAGGATGGGAAGGCTCAGGGCATCCGGCTGGAGAACGGCGAGACGTACACGGCCCGCGCCGTCGTGTCCGGGGCGCACATCCTGACCACCGCTGGCGCCCTCCCCGACGAGTTCGTACCCGCTGCCGCCCGGCAGGTCCGCGTGGGCAACGGCTTCGGCATGGTCCTGCGCCTCGCCCTGAGCGAGAAGGTCAAGTACCGCCACCACAAGGAACCCGACAGCCGCGTCGGCCTGGGCCTGCTGATCAAGAACGAACAGCAACTCATGAAAGGCTACGGCGAGTACCTCGCGGGCGAACCCACCAAGGACCCGCCCCTGATCGCCATGAGCTTCAGCGCCGTGGACGACTCGCTCGCCCCGCCCGGCGGCGAGGCCCTGTGGCTCTGGGCGCAGTACTACCCCTACGAACTGAGCAGCGGTTCATGGGAAACCCGCACCGCCGAGGCCCGCGAGAACATCCTGAACGCCTTCGAACACTACGCACCCGGCACCCGCGACACCATCGTCGGCGAACTCGTGCAGACGCCCCAGTGGTTAGAGACGAACCTCGGCCTGCACCGCGGCAACGTCATGCACCTCGAGATGAGCTTCGACCAGATGTTCTCTTTCCGCCCCTGGATGAAAGCCAGCCAGTACCGCTGGCCCGGCGTGCAGGGCCTCTACCTGACCGGCGCCAGCACCCATCCCGGCGGCGGCATCATGGGCGCCTCCGGCCGCAACGCCGCGCAGGTCCTCGTCAAAGACCTGACGAGGCGCCGGTGGCGGTGAGCAGTTGATGGTGGATGGAGGATGGAGCATGGATGTAGCTTCCCCCCTCTCCCCTGGCGAGACTCGCAGAGCTCCGCAGGAGAGAGGGGCCGGGGGTGAGGGGGCCACCCCGCCGCGTTCCCACCCATCTCATGGGCAGGGAGACTTGAACTGCCGTGTGGGTGCAGGCGTTGTTGTCCTGCACGCTGAGACCGTCCTGCTGGTCCGCCGGAGCGATAATGCCCTGTGGGACGTGCCGGGCGGCGGCGCGGAGGCCGGGGAGTTGCCGGAGGACACGGCGCGGCGTGAACTGCGCGAGGAAACAGGCCTGAGCGTCGGCGCGCTGCGGGGGCTGGGCGTGTTCCCTCACCGGCACACGTACCCGGAGGGGAACGTGGTCGCCTGGGAGACGCACGTGTTCACAGCCGACTTTGCAGGTGGGGAGCCGCGCGCCTCGGATGACGCGGCGCAGGTGCGCTGGTGGCCGCTGGCAGCCCTCCCCGACGACGTGTCGGACGCGACCCGCGCGTATTTCACAGCGCTTGTTCAGCTCCCTCTCCCTGGGGGACTCGTCAGAGCCGCTTGCGGAGAGGGCCGGGGTGAGGAGTCCTGATGAGGTTCTCCCCCACCGTGTGGCGGTTCGGACTGGCGTTCGCGGCGCTGGGCGTGGCGTTCCTGGGGGCGTTGCTGGTCATGGGCAGGAATCCCGTGGGTTGGGTTCTGATTGCGCTGGGCCTGCCGTTGTCGGGCGTGCTGGCGCTGGCGGGGGACGCGCTGGGTCCGGCGTTCCCGGAGGTGCTGGGCGAGCGGCTGGCGGGCCTGCTGTCGGCGACGCGGCTGTGGATGGCGCTGGTGGCGCTGTACGTGGCGCTGAAGATTCCGGTGCCGCTGTGGCCGGAGGGGTTCCCGGTGCTGGGGCTGGCGAGTACGGCGGCGTTGTGCGCGGCGGCGCTGGCGTTCGTGTGGGAGCGCGTGGGGTGGCTGCGGGCGGCGCTGATGCTGGTCGTGTCGTTCGGGGTGGGGCTGGGCGTGGAGTTGCTGGGGAGCCGGACGGGCATTCCGTTCGGGGAGTACACGTACGCGGGGGCGCCCGCGCCGACGCTGCTGACCGTGCCGTTGATCGTGCCGCTGGGGTGGTTCGCGTTGACGCTGACGGCCACGAGCCTGTCGCGCGGGCGGCCGTGGCTGGCGGGCGCCCTGATGATGCTGTGGGACGTGGGCCTGGAGCCACTGATGACCGCGCAGGGGTACTGGACGTGGACGGATCCGCTGCCGCTGTGGGCGGGCGCGCCGGTGCAGAACTTCCTGGGCTGGTGGGCGGTCGGGTGGGGCCTGTCGTGGGTGTTCGCGGGGCTGGCGCCGGGGCTGTTCGGGCGGGCCGGGGTGGGCTGGGCGCTGCCCGGCTGGCTGGAGCGGGTGGACGGGAACGTGCAGGCGAGCCGCGTGCCGTCCCTGAGCCTGCTGCCCGGTGCGCGCCGGGCCGGCGAGGGCCTGGATTTCCGGGTGGTGTACGCGACCGAGGCGTTCTTCCTGCCGGGCGGACTGGTGCTGGTGGGCCGCTACGCGGAGGCGGCGGTGACGCTGAGCGCCATGGGGCTGGGGTTGGGGCTGGCGCGGGCGCTGCGGCCGGGTCGGCGTGCGGTGGCCCGTGCCCGGTAAGCCCAGGTCCGGGCAGCCTGGGGGCGGGCGGCACGCCTGGACGACGTGGCTGCTGTCGCGCAGCGTGAGCCGCAGTGTGCGCGGCGCTCTGGGCGGCGTGTGGGTGCGCGGGCCGGTCCCGGCGGGCGGCGCGGTTCTGGCCCCGAATCATCACAGCTGGTGGGACGGGTACGTGCTGCGCGAGGCGGCCCTGTGGGCGGGCAGCGAGTTCACGGTGCTGATGGGCGCGCGGCAGCTGTCGCGCTTTCCGTTCCTGCGGCGGGTGGGCGCGGTGCGGGCCGACGAGGTCCGCGTGGGCGTGCGCCGGGCGCGGGTGGGGTGGCTGGTGGTGTTCCCGGAGGGCGCGGTGCAGCCGGCCGGGCCGCTGCGGGCCGCGCAGCCGGGCGCGGTGTGGATTGCGGGCGCGGCGGACGTGCCGCTGGTGCCGGTGGCGCTGCGGG includes:
- a CDS encoding NUDIX domain-containing protein, which gives rise to MGAGVVVLHAETVLLVRRSDNALWDVPGGGAEAGELPEDTARRELREETGLSVGALRGLGVFPHRHTYPEGNVVAWETHVFTADFAGGEPRASDDAAQVRWWPLAALPDDVSDATRAYFTALVQLPLPGGLVRAACGEGRGEES
- a CDS encoding phytoene desaturase family protein → MPDFDVIVMGAGHNALVTAAYAAKAGLKVGVFERRHIVGGAVSTEELVPGYRFDYGGSAHILIRMTPVVRELELTRHGLHYLDVDPMFHASDGETPWFIHRDAGRTARELEALFPGQGEAYTKFLDDWTPFARSVADLFNSAPGPLDMGKMVVSSGKGKDWMEQLPRILRPYGDVAKEYFTDERVRAPLVWMAAQSGPPPSDPLSAPFLLWHPLYHEGGVARPKGGSGGLTQALKRAIEADGGQVFVNAPVKDILVKDGKAQGIRLENGETYTARAVVSGAHILTTAGALPDEFVPAAARQVRVGNGFGMVLRLALSEKVKYRHHKEPDSRVGLGLLIKNEQQLMKGYGEYLAGEPTKDPPLIAMSFSAVDDSLAPPGGEALWLWAQYYPYELSSGSWETRTAEARENILNAFEHYAPGTRDTIVGELVQTPQWLETNLGLHRGNVMHLEMSFDQMFSFRPWMKASQYRWPGVQGLYLTGASTHPGGGIMGASGRNAAQVLVKDLTRRRWR
- a CDS encoding carotenoid biosynthesis protein, with product MRFSPTVWRFGLAFAALGVAFLGALLVMGRNPVGWVLIALGLPLSGVLALAGDALGPAFPEVLGERLAGLLSATRLWMALVALYVALKIPVPLWPEGFPVLGLASTAALCAAALAFVWERVGWLRAALMLVVSFGVGLGVELLGSRTGIPFGEYTYAGAPAPTLLTVPLIVPLGWFALTLTATSLSRGRPWLAGALMMLWDVGLEPLMTAQGYWTWTDPLPLWAGAPVQNFLGWWAVGWGLSWVFAGLAPGLFGRAGVGWALPGWLERVDGNVQASRVPSLSLLPGARRAGEGLDFRVVYATEAFFLPGGLVLVGRYAEAAVTLSAMGLGLGLARALRPGRRAVARAR
- a CDS encoding 1-acyl-sn-glycerol-3-phosphate acyltransferase, with amino-acid sequence MPGKPRSGQPGGGRHAWTTWLLSRSVSRSVRGALGGVWVRGPVPAGGAVLAPNHHSWWDGYVLREAALWAGSEFTVLMGARQLSRFPFLRRVGAVRADEVRVGVRRARVGWLVVFPEGAVQPAGPLRAAQPGAVWIAGAADVPLVPVALRVVMRGAQAPEAFVRFGWPVAGAALEDALQRELAALDAELLDSDPESPPAGYLRAVPGRASRSERVDLPSRLLTWITGDRG